In the Palaeococcus pacificus DY20341 genome, one interval contains:
- a CDS encoding pyridoxal phosphate-dependent aminotransferase: MALSDMLELVNPSEIRKLFDLAQGVEGLISLGIGEPDFDTPKHIKEYAKEALDKGLTHYGPNAGILELREAIAEKFKRDNGIDVDPKTQVMVTVGANQALLMGFATFLKDGDEVLIPSPMFVSYAPAVLLAGGKPIEVPTYEENEFRLSIEDLKKYVTPKTKALIINSPNNPTGAVLTKKDVEEIADFAVEHDLMILSDEVYEYFVYDGVKNYSIASLNGMFDRVITINGFSKTFAMTGWRLGFVAAREDIIEKMVRFQMYNSTCAVTFAQVAAAKALRDERSWKALEDMKNEYERRRNLVWKRLNEMGLHTVKPKGAFYIFPRIRDTGLKSKEFSELMIKEARVALVPGSAFGKAGEGFIRISYATAYEKLEEAMDRIEKVLKEKRLV, translated from the coding sequence ATGGCACTGAGTGATATGCTTGAATTAGTGAACCCATCTGAGATTAGAAAGCTCTTTGATTTAGCTCAAGGCGTTGAAGGATTAATCTCATTGGGAATTGGAGAGCCGGACTTCGACACGCCAAAGCACATCAAAGAATATGCCAAAGAAGCTCTCGATAAAGGGCTGACGCATTATGGTCCAAACGCCGGAATATTGGAGCTGAGGGAGGCAATTGCGGAGAAGTTCAAAAGAGACAACGGAATTGATGTTGACCCAAAAACGCAGGTAATGGTCACCGTTGGGGCAAACCAAGCACTTCTTATGGGTTTTGCAACGTTTTTGAAGGATGGAGATGAAGTTTTAATCCCCTCACCTATGTTCGTCAGCTATGCACCCGCCGTCCTTTTAGCGGGAGGAAAGCCAATAGAAGTCCCCACATATGAGGAAAACGAATTTAGGCTTAGCATTGAAGACTTGAAGAAGTATGTAACCCCAAAAACAAAAGCACTGATAATAAACTCCCCAAACAACCCAACAGGAGCAGTTCTCACAAAGAAGGACGTTGAGGAAATAGCGGACTTTGCAGTGGAGCATGATTTAATGATTTTAAGCGATGAGGTTTATGAATACTTTGTTTATGATGGTGTTAAAAATTACAGCATTGCTTCCCTAAACGGCATGTTTGATAGGGTAATAACAATAAACGGATTCTCAAAGACGTTTGCAATGACCGGCTGGCGCTTGGGCTTTGTTGCAGCGAGAGAGGACATAATAGAAAAGATGGTGCGCTTCCAAATGTACAACTCTACGTGCGCAGTTACCTTTGCCCAAGTCGCTGCAGCTAAGGCCTTGAGAGACGAGAGGAGCTGGAAAGCATTGGAAGACATGAAGAACGAGTACGAAAGGAGGAGAAACCTCGTGTGGAAGCGCTTGAATGAAATGGGGCTTCACACAGTAAAACCAAAAGGCGCATTCTATATCTTCCCAAGAATTAGGGATACAGGGCTGAAGAGCAAGGAGTTCAGCGAGCTGATGATTAAGGAAGCTAGGGTTGCTTTGGTGCCGGGAAGCGCCTTTGGAAAAGCTGGTGAAGGATTCATAAGGATAAGCTACGCTACAGCCTACGAAAAGCTTGAAGAGGCTATGGATAGAATCGAGAAGGTGCTGAAAGAGAAGAGACTTGTTTGA
- the radB gene encoding DNA repair and recombination protein RadB: MLTTGSKGLDELLGGGIERGVLTQIYGIFASGKTTLAMQVGLLSGGKVAYIDTEGGFSPERLEQMAIARGISSEEVLSRFILFEPSDFREQRRMIAGLKKIVNEKFSLIVVDSITAHYRVEEKKHEMLSELSKQLQVLLWLARKYNLGIIVVNQVYFDPTHNALKPIAEHTLGYKCKDILRLEKLPKPFYRIAVLERHRFKPEGGIVHFRITDRGIEDVGVNHSV; the protein is encoded by the coding sequence ATGCTCACCACGGGGAGCAAAGGCCTCGATGAGCTTTTGGGTGGGGGCATAGAGAGGGGAGTTCTAACCCAGATTTACGGCATATTTGCTAGTGGAAAGACTACATTAGCGATGCAGGTTGGGCTTTTGAGTGGGGGAAAAGTTGCGTATATCGACACCGAAGGAGGGTTTTCTCCCGAAAGACTGGAGCAGATGGCTATAGCTAGAGGGATTTCAAGTGAAGAAGTTTTAAGCAGGTTTATACTCTTCGAACCTTCAGATTTCAGAGAACAAAGGCGGATGATAGCTGGACTTAAAAAGATTGTAAACGAAAAGTTCTCGCTTATTGTTGTCGATTCCATAACCGCTCACTATAGAGTTGAGGAAAAGAAGCATGAAATGCTAAGTGAGCTAAGCAAGCAGCTCCAAGTCCTCCTGTGGCTCGCTAGAAAATACAACTTGGGCATAATTGTGGTAAACCAAGTCTATTTTGACCCCACACACAATGCACTAAAGCCTATTGCAGAGCACACCTTAGGGTATAAATGTAAAGACATCCTGAGGCTTGAAAAACTTCCTAAGCCTTTCTACAGGATTGCGGTTTTGGAGAGGCACCGCTTTAAGCCTGAAGGTGGGATAGTCCACTTTAGAATAACGGATAGAGGGATAGAGGACGTGGGTGTAAACCATTCTGTTTAA
- a CDS encoding MBL fold metallo-hydrolase, which produces MRVTWYGHACFYVETQGIKILFDPYLDVDDDLIGDVDYILVTHEHHDHYGKTPLLGRLRDATVIGPRTVYLMAISDGLTKVREISVDEEIELGNNVRVKAVYAEHPSSQYPVGYIVFGDKILYHPGDTYYSPRIRELKDYKIDILLIPISGKSTANEREAADIVEAIRPKRVIPMHYGIYGDASIEMLKQELMKRRIWALVQEMKPGETIEV; this is translated from the coding sequence ATGAGAGTTACTTGGTACGGTCACGCGTGCTTTTACGTCGAGACACAGGGAATCAAAATTTTGTTCGACCCTTATCTTGATGTTGATGATGACCTCATCGGGGATGTGGACTACATTCTAGTAACGCATGAACACCATGACCACTATGGAAAAACCCCCCTCCTAGGAAGATTGAGAGATGCAACCGTTATTGGGCCAAGGACTGTCTATCTGATGGCCATAAGTGACGGTCTAACAAAGGTCAGAGAGATTAGTGTAGACGAAGAGATTGAGCTTGGAAACAACGTTAGGGTTAAAGCGGTTTATGCTGAGCATCCCTCAAGCCAGTATCCCGTTGGTTACATCGTTTTTGGAGATAAAATCCTTTATCACCCCGGGGACACTTATTATTCTCCCCGGATTAGAGAGCTCAAAGACTACAAAATAGATATTCTCCTCATTCCCATAAGCGGCAAATCTACAGCGAATGAAAGAGAAGCAGCGGACATAGTGGAAGCTATACGGCCTAAGAGAGTTATTCCAATGCACTACGGCATTTATGGCGATGCAAGTATTGAGATGCTAAAGCAGGAGCTTATGAAAAGACGAATTTGGGCGCTCGTTCAGGAGATGAAACCTGGTGAAACGATAGAGGTCTGA
- the cobO gene encoding cob(I)yrinic acid a,c-diamide adenosyltransferase, whose translation MGERVEGKDKKWKEKLGLVHIYTGNGKGKTTAALGLALRMLGSGGKVMIIQFMKAPKVYGEYFMSETCGYSLEAYGLPKFVHGEPEEDDIEAARKALEKAKEAASSGEWDLVVLDELCVALGFKMLRVEDVKELIKNKAPHTELVLTGRYCPEELFELADYVTEMKEIKHPYQKGTTARRGIEY comes from the coding sequence ATGGGTGAAAGAGTTGAAGGAAAAGACAAAAAATGGAAGGAAAAGCTTGGGCTTGTGCACATTTACACTGGAAATGGCAAAGGAAAGACAACAGCAGCGTTAGGCTTAGCTTTAAGGATGCTGGGAAGTGGAGGAAAAGTTATGATCATCCAGTTTATGAAGGCGCCCAAGGTCTATGGAGAGTACTTTATGAGCGAAACGTGTGGCTACAGCCTTGAGGCTTATGGCCTGCCGAAGTTCGTCCATGGGGAGCCCGAAGAAGATGATATTGAGGCAGCCAGAAAAGCCTTGGAAAAAGCCAAAGAGGCAGCTTCAAGTGGAGAATGGGACTTAGTCGTTTTAGATGAGCTGTGTGTTGCTTTGGGATTTAAAATGTTAAGAGTTGAGGATGTCAAGGAACTCATAAAGAACAAAGCACCTCATACCGAGCTTGTTTTAACGGGCCGCTACTGTCCGGAAGAGCTCTTTGAATTAGCAGACTACGTTACAGAGATGAAAGAGATTAAGCATCCCTATCAAAAGGGGACAACTGCTAGACGTGGGATTGAGTATTAA
- a CDS encoding ABC transporter substrate-binding protein — protein MKRGMALLLVILMFGVIVAGCINQSQTTPTNTQEPPKTSTSQAQNVGENPTTTAQIEESKYPLTIVDFAGRNVTIEKEPQRVISLAPSITETLFSIGAGDKVVGVTEFDDYPPQVANITKIGTTEPNIEQIALLEPDLIIGIEYHMQYIDQLEKIAPVIIVEPKNIDEIYKQIELLGKVTNREGYAKSVVNEMKTKVEEIKAKVGKEPKPKVFYIAWWNPIYTAGKGTFIGDLIKLASGENVFNDVEGWAQVSLEEVLARDPDVIILAHYSGTTAEELCDTELAKTKALREGNVYTMSDDNIISRPGPRIVLGLEELAKYIHPAVFNLNPQPLMCNATATG, from the coding sequence ATGAAGAGAGGGATGGCTTTACTGCTGGTCATTTTGATGTTTGGGGTTATTGTTGCAGGGTGCATAAATCAAAGCCAAACAACTCCTACAAATACGCAAGAACCACCCAAAACTAGCACATCTCAAGCTCAAAACGTTGGAGAAAACCCGACTACGACAGCTCAAATTGAAGAATCCAAGTACCCTCTAACTATTGTTGATTTTGCAGGGAGGAACGTTACGATCGAAAAAGAGCCTCAGAGAGTTATTTCATTAGCACCAAGCATAACAGAGACACTCTTCTCTATTGGGGCGGGCGATAAAGTAGTTGGCGTTACGGAGTTTGATGACTATCCTCCGCAAGTTGCAAATATAACAAAGATAGGAACCACGGAGCCGAACATTGAACAAATTGCTTTATTGGAACCAGATTTAATAATAGGGATTGAATATCACATGCAATATATCGATCAGCTCGAAAAAATAGCTCCTGTCATAATCGTGGAACCTAAAAACATAGATGAAATCTACAAACAAATAGAGCTCCTTGGGAAGGTCACAAATAGGGAAGGATATGCCAAGAGCGTAGTTAATGAGATGAAAACTAAAGTTGAAGAGATTAAAGCAAAAGTTGGAAAAGAGCCTAAGCCAAAAGTCTTCTACATAGCATGGTGGAATCCAATTTATACCGCTGGAAAAGGCACGTTTATAGGTGATTTAATCAAGCTTGCCAGTGGAGAGAACGTATTCAACGACGTGGAAGGCTGGGCTCAGGTAAGCCTCGAAGAAGTGCTCGCGAGAGATCCGGATGTTATAATACTCGCACATTACAGCGGAACCACAGCCGAGGAACTCTGTGATACAGAGCTCGCTAAGACTAAAGCTCTTAGAGAGGGAAATGTTTACACGATGAGCGATGATAACATAATCTCAAGACCGGGGCCGAGGATAGTTTTAGGTTTGGAGGAACTGGCCAAATACATACACCCAGCGGTGTTTAACCTCAATCCTCAACCTCTAATGTGCAACGCTACTGCTACTGGCTGA
- a CDS encoding ThiF family adenylyltransferase yields MLSKRELERYSREIEILSVEGQEKLKNSKVAVVGIGGLGSPVAYYLAAAGIGELLLIDAQKPELNNLDRQILHWEEDLNKNPKVISAKWKLERFNSDIKIETFIGKLTRKNIDEVLREVDVVVDCVDNFETRYILDEYTTEKNIPLVHAAISGFYGQVTTIIPGETECLKDMFPDPPQGRKEKSPIFGPIAGIIGTIEVAEVVKLITKCGELLTNKLLIVDLACDSFEIIDLKD; encoded by the coding sequence GTGTTGAGTAAAAGAGAGTTGGAGAGATATAGTAGGGAGATTGAGATACTAAGTGTTGAGGGGCAAGAAAAACTTAAAAATTCCAAAGTGGCGGTAGTAGGGATTGGAGGCTTGGGCTCGCCGGTGGCTTATTATTTGGCTGCTGCGGGCATAGGAGAGCTTTTGCTAATAGATGCGCAGAAACCAGAACTAAATAATTTGGATAGGCAAATCCTCCATTGGGAAGAAGACTTGAACAAGAACCCAAAGGTAATTTCGGCCAAATGGAAGCTTGAGAGGTTTAATTCTGATATAAAAATTGAGACTTTCATCGGAAAGCTCACGAGAAAGAATATTGATGAAGTTTTGAGAGAGGTAGATGTTGTGGTTGACTGTGTGGACAATTTCGAGACCCGTTATATTCTGGACGAATACACAACGGAGAAAAATATTCCCTTAGTCCACGCGGCTATTAGCGGCTTCTACGGTCAAGTTACAACAATAATCCCCGGAGAGACCGAGTGTTTAAAAGATATGTTTCCAGATCCTCCTCAGGGGAGAAAAGAAAAATCTCCTATTTTTGGGCCAATAGCAGGGATTATTGGGACAATTGAAGTGGCTGAAGTTGTTAAGCTCATAACTAAGTGTGGAGAACTCTTAACCAACAAACTTTTGATTGTGGACTTAGCATGTGATTCGTTTGAGATTATTGATCTTAAGGACTGA
- a CDS encoding TIM barrel protein, whose protein sequence is MRIKLKKLRFGTAGIPISTPKRSTINGIQKVRELGLDAMELEFVRGINLKPELAKKAKYVAEKNDIILTAHAPYYINLNAKEKEKVEASKRRIIQSAERLHEAGGYSVVFHAGYYLKQDPVKVYERIKGELKDVVKTLQDKGIELWIRPELTGKPTQFGNLKELIKLSQEVEMVLPAIDFAHAHARNKGEYNTIKEWREMLSLMEQELGREALDNMHIHISGINYTEKGEKNHLNLQDSDMNWEELLKVLKEFKVKGVVISESPNIEGDAVLMKRKYEEIKV, encoded by the coding sequence GTGAGGATAAAGCTCAAAAAGCTAAGGTTTGGAACGGCTGGAATACCTATATCCACGCCAAAGCGCTCTACTATTAATGGGATTCAAAAGGTTAGGGAGCTAGGGTTAGACGCTATGGAGCTTGAATTCGTTAGAGGAATTAATTTAAAGCCAGAACTTGCTAAAAAAGCCAAATACGTTGCTGAAAAGAACGATATTATTCTCACAGCTCACGCTCCATACTACATCAACTTAAACGCCAAAGAGAAGGAAAAGGTCGAGGCAAGCAAGCGCAGGATAATTCAGAGTGCGGAGCGCTTACATGAAGCGGGCGGCTACAGCGTTGTCTTCCACGCTGGTTATTACCTAAAGCAAGACCCTGTAAAAGTCTACGAGCGTATAAAGGGAGAACTCAAGGACGTTGTTAAGACCCTTCAAGATAAAGGAATAGAATTGTGGATCAGGCCAGAGCTAACGGGCAAGCCGACCCAATTTGGCAACTTAAAAGAGTTAATCAAGCTCAGCCAAGAGGTGGAAATGGTTCTTCCCGCAATAGACTTTGCCCATGCTCACGCGAGGAACAAAGGGGAGTACAATACAATAAAAGAGTGGCGTGAGATGCTCTCTCTTATGGAGCAGGAGCTTGGGAGGGAAGCACTGGACAACATGCATATTCACATAAGCGGAATAAACTACACTGAAAAGGGTGAAAAGAACCACCTCAACCTTCAGGATAGCGACATGAACTGGGAAGAGCTTTTAAAGGTGCTCAAAGAGTTCAAAGTTAAAGGTGTTGTGATAAGCGAAAGTCCAAACATTGAAGGAGACGCAGTTTTAATGAAGAGAAAGTACGAGGAGATAAAAGTTTAG
- a CDS encoding coiled-coil domain-containing protein: MKLEKALHKLEKKKEESLKERKKLKEKYTKKSSKLIEKISKEVEGLEKAKLPKNIDDRVSKIVQSERRAYVETLRKLLEKSNDIDELGRFLPDLSKFHVSHGKYVMLIFEKRIYKINRLLKELSEVYKEYHGQLAKIEEPEAPDIMDILNSIGDTKKAAEELEHEIKVLKEKEATLSERIHEKRGNVELLELEEKIKALRKEISHREIKLTSELSSLKKPLKKARMKSEVVESFLNDTKFALREPQKVKDLISDALSKGYFDKKHERKAKALIAVLENEAKEILQKKAELKTLEERRKEQTKEIESFESELKRVKESIRKKEEDLEKLKKKVKELEKELNESLKRLEKILNTKIEVD; this comes from the coding sequence TTGAAGCTGGAGAAAGCACTTCACAAGCTTGAAAAGAAAAAAGAGGAGTCCTTAAAGGAAAGAAAAAAGCTCAAAGAAAAATACACCAAAAAATCTTCAAAGCTCATTGAAAAGATAAGCAAAGAAGTTGAGGGCTTAGAGAAGGCCAAACTCCCAAAAAACATCGATGATAGGGTATCAAAGATTGTGCAGAGTGAGAGGAGAGCATATGTTGAAACTTTGAGGAAGCTCCTTGAGAAGAGCAATGACATAGATGAGCTTGGCCGATTCCTTCCTGATCTCTCAAAGTTCCACGTAAGCCACGGGAAGTACGTAATGCTAATTTTTGAAAAGCGGATCTACAAAATAAACCGCCTCTTAAAGGAGCTTTCTGAGGTTTATAAGGAATACCACGGACAGTTGGCCAAAATTGAAGAGCCAGAGGCACCGGATATTATGGACATTCTCAATAGCATTGGAGATACAAAGAAAGCTGCTGAGGAGCTGGAGCACGAGATAAAAGTACTGAAAGAAAAGGAAGCAACTTTAAGTGAAAGGATTCACGAAAAGAGGGGAAATGTAGAGCTTCTGGAACTTGAGGAGAAAATAAAAGCGCTCAGAAAAGAAATATCCCACAGAGAGATTAAACTTACCTCCGAGCTCTCATCACTCAAAAAGCCTTTGAAAAAGGCCAGGATGAAGAGCGAAGTTGTGGAAAGCTTCCTGAACGATACAAAGTTTGCCCTAAGAGAGCCGCAGAAAGTCAAAGACCTAATATCAGATGCCCTAAGCAAGGGTTACTTTGATAAGAAGCACGAAAGGAAAGCTAAAGCATTGATAGCGGTGCTCGAAAATGAAGCAAAGGAGATACTGCAAAAGAAGGCCGAGCTTAAAACCCTTGAGGAGAGGAGAAAAGAGCAAACTAAAGAGATAGAAAGTTTTGAAAGTGAGCTAAAGAGAGTGAAAGAGAGCATAAGGAAGAAAGAAGAAGATCTCGAAAAACTGAAGAAAAAGGTAAAGGAGCTTGAAAAGGAGCTTAACGAGAGTTTAAAGAGGCTTGAGAAAATCCTGAACACTAAAATCGAAGTTGATTGA
- a CDS encoding DUF373 family protein yields MLAIDRDDDFGFKAGVKAPVIGRDACIDAAVKLSLADPEDSDANVLYAAVKLYDELKEKGEFEDVEVALITGHHDVGVKSDLELNKQMDKVLAKFPADGVIPVTDGAEDEQIFPIIASKVPIISTRRVVVKQSESIETTYYIIYRYFKEVLSDPEVAKIVLGLPGLVLLLYGIARLISIKYPESINIVSSTVAGTILLLIGGYFFNKGFNLVSYFVTFFRHIRESMSKGLVNFVSTIAGLFVIMAGAIHVYFNFEYYIRNSNIPGIPTDPLLAGITYMYFFNNLLITGLTIIVTGKILQAYMKKDYHIWHYLTALLLIPGIWVTIDITTSYVLNLTSPVLIDFYKKVLIAVLDIILATLMGMYLREKVRGWRRVEAGESTSQA; encoded by the coding sequence ATTTTGGCCATCGATAGAGATGATGACTTCGGTTTCAAAGCGGGGGTAAAGGCCCCGGTTATTGGGAGAGATGCTTGTATAGATGCTGCTGTAAAGCTGAGCTTAGCTGACCCTGAGGATAGCGATGCCAACGTTTTATATGCGGCGGTTAAGCTCTATGATGAGCTTAAAGAGAAGGGAGAATTTGAGGATGTGGAAGTGGCTTTGATTACAGGTCATCACGATGTTGGTGTTAAGAGCGATTTGGAGCTAAATAAACAGATGGATAAGGTTTTGGCGAAGTTTCCTGCCGATGGCGTCATACCCGTGACTGATGGAGCTGAAGATGAACAGATATTCCCCATTATTGCCTCAAAAGTTCCCATTATAAGTACGAGAAGGGTAGTTGTCAAGCAGAGTGAGAGCATAGAGACAACCTATTACATAATCTACCGCTATTTCAAGGAGGTTTTAAGTGATCCAGAAGTTGCAAAAATCGTACTTGGACTTCCCGGTTTAGTGCTGCTCCTCTACGGCATAGCGAGGCTCATATCTATAAAGTACCCCGAAAGCATTAACATAGTTTCCTCCACCGTAGCCGGAACCATCCTGCTCTTAATTGGGGGATACTTCTTCAACAAAGGATTCAACTTGGTTAGCTACTTCGTGACGTTCTTCAGACATATAAGGGAGAGCATGAGCAAGGGGCTTGTAAACTTTGTTTCAACGATTGCAGGACTTTTTGTAATAATGGCGGGAGCCATACATGTTTACTTCAACTTTGAATATTATATAAGAAACTCAAACATTCCGGGGATACCCACGGATCCCCTTTTAGCCGGAATAACATATATGTACTTCTTTAACAATCTGCTCATCACAGGGCTTACAATCATAGTTACAGGAAAAATCTTGCAGGCATATATGAAAAAGGACTACCACATCTGGCACTATCTTACAGCTCTGCTTTTAATACCCGGCATCTGGGTCACAATAGATATAACAACGTCCTACGTTCTAAACTTAACTTCCCCAGTGCTGATTGACTTCTATAAAAAAGTTTTAATTGCTGTCTTGGATATAATACTAGCGACCCTAATGGGCATGTACCTTAGGGAAAAAGTTAGGGGATGGAGAAGAGTTGAAGCTGGAGAAAGCACTTCACAAGCTTGA
- a CDS encoding MTH1187 family thiamine-binding protein: protein MSVIIEFVIVPLGEISLSRYVAQVVKFLDKKGVKYTLTPMATIIEVPTLSEGLKIIEEAHELMFELGAKRVSTTIRIDDRRDKERKMEDKVKSVLEKVKEG from the coding sequence GTGAGCGTAATTATAGAATTTGTGATAGTCCCTCTAGGAGAGATAAGCTTGAGCAGATACGTCGCTCAAGTAGTAAAGTTTTTAGATAAAAAGGGTGTAAAATATACATTGACACCTATGGCTACGATAATCGAAGTTCCAACCCTCTCTGAGGGACTTAAAATAATCGAGGAAGCCCACGAGCTTATGTTTGAGCTTGGGGCAAAAAGGGTCTCCACCACAATAAGAATCGATGACAGAAGAGATAAAGAGAGAAAAATGGAGGACAAAGTGAAATCGGTCTTGGAGAAGGTGAAGGAGGGTTAA